A region of Paenibacillus sp. JNUCC-31 DNA encodes the following proteins:
- a CDS encoding SU10 major capsid protein, translated as MFKSNNLTAGESISLAKEIVKIGITDTPLTSLILAKGLTEKANGTVHTWREKAYSNDADVSVIEGNEDVKFYQSGRAEMNNVLELFQKGVSVSGTANAINVQGQGKIFSSEVADRLTELKVNIEKQVTKGIKNDGSATPFVRRMAGLETWADPSNLVTGATSKIITEAEIKSTVKKLWDQGLPTGEYFGLVNADIKEQIDALYKGSYTYSQTNVFGIIVDVIRTNYGNLNLLLSRHASADKMTVFDASALSLAFLREAQFEALAKTGDSVKGQVIAEGTLKVASKKAVAQYTLKA; from the coding sequence ATGTTTAAATCTAATAATCTTACTGCCGGAGAATCTATTTCACTCGCTAAAGAAATCGTTAAAATTGGCATCACTGACACGCCACTTACATCTTTGATTTTGGCTAAAGGACTGACTGAGAAGGCGAATGGAACTGTTCACACTTGGAGAGAAAAAGCATATTCCAATGATGCAGATGTGTCTGTAATTGAAGGTAACGAAGATGTGAAGTTCTACCAATCTGGACGTGCTGAAATGAACAACGTTCTTGAACTGTTCCAGAAGGGTGTGTCTGTATCGGGTACAGCAAATGCAATCAATGTACAAGGTCAAGGAAAAATCTTCTCTAGCGAGGTTGCAGACCGTCTGACAGAACTTAAAGTGAATATCGAGAAGCAAGTGACCAAAGGTATCAAAAATGATGGTTCTGCAACTCCTTTTGTTCGCCGTATGGCTGGACTTGAAACTTGGGCTGATCCATCTAACCTGGTTACTGGTGCAACTTCTAAAATCATTACAGAAGCCGAAATTAAGTCCACTGTAAAGAAACTGTGGGATCAAGGACTCCCTACAGGTGAATACTTTGGTTTGGTCAATGCTGATATTAAAGAACAAATTGATGCGCTTTACAAAGGTTCTTACACATACAGCCAAACTAACGTATTCGGCATTATCGTTGATGTTATCCGTACTAACTATGGTAACTTGAATCTGCTCTTGTCTCGTCATGCGTCTGCCGACAAAATGACTGTATTTGATGCTTCTGCATTGTCTCTGGCATTCCTTCGTGAAGCCCAATTCGAAGCACTTGCGAAAACAGGTGATAGCGTCAAAGGTCAAGTAATCGCAGAAGGTACGCTGAAAGTAGCAAGTAAGAAAGCAGTAGCACAATATACTCTTAAAGCCTAA
- a CDS encoding phage terminase large subunit family protein — protein MAVATVKKKSKFDMVMDDFKAFAKNFVKIVDNEGNTIPFVLNKEQSDFIVQMQKFNIISKSRQIGFSTMSLAYCLYNAVKYPNTSYMIVSLSGESVTALFERLKFMNENLPRTKYPFPKTDRDNRGELCLSNGSRVQIAASDGKQIGRGNTYQFALLSEFAFYQGDQSKVLTSLEQALAKNPTSKLVIETTANGTGNYYYDLFMRSWKGRTNYKAFFYGWTSNAYKDQFKFEHDIAEEWFKAQNRGQRLLTKDLTDEEKRIHDMGANLRMLMWRQWKLSSMSLTDFQTEFPSYPEEAFKTSGQNVFDQGKILEHLENVPDPISKDELKTELPETLLKYIGKGLNVYHLPKRGVRYYGGSDVASGSGGDSSTLTLMDADGVQVLAFDHNKVSVYEFAEVLNVIGRYYNYAFLAPEKNSYGLPVIERLRNDHQYMNLYKHKTFDQKGNKKFALGWLTTDKTKAIMISDFKESFEKGLILVNDKETLQQMILFIEINGKMGNKRGANNHDDMVIAHSLAVQAMKNNKWYV, from the coding sequence ATGGCAGTAGCAACGGTAAAAAAGAAAAGTAAATTTGATATGGTTATGGATGATTTCAAGGCATTTGCCAAGAACTTTGTTAAGATTGTTGACAATGAGGGGAATACAATTCCCTTTGTGTTAAATAAGGAACAATCTGATTTTATTGTCCAGATGCAAAAGTTTAATATCATTTCCAAATCTCGTCAGATTGGATTTAGTACAATGAGTTTGGCCTATTGCCTATATAATGCGGTCAAGTATCCCAATACAAGTTATATGATTGTTTCATTATCAGGTGAGTCAGTTACGGCATTATTTGAACGGTTAAAGTTTATGAATGAAAATCTGCCAAGAACAAAGTATCCATTTCCTAAGACTGATAGAGATAATCGTGGTGAGTTATGTTTAAGCAATGGTTCTAGGGTACAGATAGCAGCCAGTGACGGTAAACAGATTGGACGGGGTAATACATATCAGTTTGCATTGCTTTCGGAATTTGCCTTTTATCAAGGTGACCAATCAAAGGTTTTGACTAGTTTGGAGCAAGCATTAGCCAAGAATCCAACAAGTAAATTAGTTATCGAGACAACGGCAAATGGTACAGGTAATTATTACTATGACTTGTTCATGCGCTCTTGGAAAGGTAGAACTAACTATAAAGCATTCTTCTATGGTTGGACGAGTAACGCCTATAAAGACCAGTTTAAATTTGAACATGATATTGCAGAGGAATGGTTCAAGGCACAAAATAGAGGGCAACGGTTATTAACAAAAGATTTAACTGATGAAGAGAAACGAATCCACGATATGGGAGCCAACCTTCGTATGTTGATGTGGAGACAATGGAAGTTAAGTTCAATGTCACTAACGGACTTCCAAACAGAGTTCCCATCCTATCCAGAAGAAGCATTCAAAACAAGTGGACAGAACGTATTTGATCAAGGGAAGATATTAGAACACTTAGAAAATGTTCCAGATCCAATAAGTAAGGATGAGTTGAAAACTGAATTACCTGAAACGTTACTCAAATATATAGGTAAAGGTTTGAATGTCTACCATTTACCTAAACGTGGTGTGCGATACTACGGAGGAAGTGATGTTGCAAGTGGTTCAGGCGGTGACTCAAGTACGTTAACGTTGATGGATGCTGATGGTGTCCAAGTATTGGCATTTGATCATAATAAAGTAAGTGTATATGAGTTTGCAGAAGTGCTTAATGTGATTGGCAGATACTATAATTACGCTTTCCTTGCACCTGAAAAGAATAGTTACGGATTGCCAGTAATTGAACGTCTTAGAAATGATCATCAATACATGAATCTATATAAACATAAGACGTTTGACCAGAAGGGTAATAAGAAGTTTGCCCTTGGATGGCTTACAACGGATAAAACAAAAGCAATTATGATAAGCGACTTTAAGGAATCATTTGAAAAGGGCCTAATCCTTGTTAATGATAAGGAAACCCTTCAGCAGATGATTCTTTTTATTGAGATAAACGGAAAAATGGGAAACAAAAGAGGGGCAAACAATCATGATGATATGGTCATTGCTCATTCGTTAGCAGTTCAAGCAATGAAAAATAACAAATGGTATGTATAA
- a CDS encoding DUF5071 domain-containing protein, whose translation MNIREMLPQDKHDFEAVRKLSVLSNEELKEILPQLFEWLQDGNWPISRSVEDLLLRFGEELIPHIQNVFKTKDPQWEYFMLSGLISRLPSQYLIILKDDLERILENPTKSETLEELDEVIVPLLNKIQ comes from the coding sequence ATGAACATAAGAGAGATGTTACCACAAGACAAACATGATTTTGAAGCGGTGCGTAAGCTAAGTGTATTAAGTAATGAGGAATTAAAAGAAATTTTACCGCAGCTGTTTGAGTGGTTACAAGATGGAAATTGGCCCATTTCCAGATCCGTAGAAGATTTACTTTTGAGATTCGGAGAAGAACTGATTCCCCATATCCAAAATGTATTTAAAACAAAAGATCCACAGTGGGAATATTTTATGCTCAGTGGTTTAATCAGTAGGTTACCTTCGCAATATCTAATAATATTGAAGGATGATTTAGAAAGGATATTAGAAAATCCTACAAAAAGTGAGACACTTGAGGAATTGGATGAGGTTATAGTGCCGCTACTGAATAAAATACAATAA
- a CDS encoding VanZ family protein encodes MKKEGVILYQGKSRKRIIILLSLYTCLTFYFLFLGFDRSSSSLDQGLRYSLTPQGIPLHFPMGRDFTIWFFEMGNFIAFIPFGMVIPLLFRCGFIRFISIFILCITMLEALQMISRLGAFDIDDILINTLGAAVGYGAQRIVRHRRNTLKGLIRIFLTAIIFSMGTITVVGGLNHYLDNVDGKSVALNELASSDGAVVWDEELSGFTVGQTNVEPQINLYRGRSQKTNEFSYLLNGKYKNMGGYFAIPDDVSHTASNETITISFIADGTEIYSLGLSADPVENQPDSFQTPLRGVNELTIKVMNDGSNPITNVVMWDITLTEANTGQKFINSMKSIF; translated from the coding sequence TTGAAAAAAGAAGGTGTGATTTTGTATCAAGGAAAGTCAAGAAAACGTATCATTATATTGTTGTCGTTATATACTTGCTTAACATTTTATTTCTTATTTCTGGGCTTCGATAGAAGCTCGTCCAGTCTTGATCAGGGCTTGCGATACAGCTTAACCCCTCAAGGAATTCCTTTACATTTTCCAATGGGGAGAGATTTTACGATTTGGTTTTTTGAAATGGGGAACTTTATAGCGTTCATCCCTTTCGGGATGGTCATTCCGCTCCTCTTTCGCTGTGGATTTATTCGTTTTATTAGCATATTTATTCTTTGTATTACGATGTTAGAGGCTTTGCAAATGATTTCCCGTTTAGGAGCGTTTGATATAGACGATATCCTCATTAATACTTTAGGGGCTGCCGTGGGATATGGGGCACAGCGGATCGTAAGGCATCGACGGAATACATTAAAAGGACTTATTCGAATCTTTCTGACAGCGATTATTTTTTCAATGGGTACGATCACCGTTGTTGGCGGACTCAATCATTATTTAGATAACGTTGACGGAAAAAGCGTTGCACTGAATGAACTTGCTTCGAGTGACGGGGCTGTAGTATGGGATGAAGAACTCTCCGGTTTTACAGTAGGCCAGACAAATGTCGAACCTCAAATCAATCTGTACCGCGGAAGAAGCCAAAAAACAAATGAGTTTTCATATCTCTTGAACGGCAAATATAAAAATATGGGAGGTTATTTCGCTATTCCGGACGATGTTTCCCATACGGCGAGCAATGAGACGATTACCATAAGCTTTATCGCTGATGGAACAGAGATTTATTCCCTGGGTTTATCAGCTGACCCTGTGGAGAACCAGCCTGATTCTTTCCAAACTCCTTTAAGAGGGGTTAATGAACTGACTATAAAAGTAATGAACGATGGCTCAAATCCGATAACCAATGTAGTGATGTGGGACATTACGCTGACGGAGGCAAACACAGGGCAAAAGTTCATCAACAGCATGAAATCCATTTTTTAA
- a CDS encoding TOTE conflict system archaeo-eukaryotic primase domain-containing protein yields MKDVIKQLSELYIIQRGHYLIQYPFGYKQYTKGSKDAKGNKVKPLMDWQFEKHLEGIMTVGTFSKFFSKFMTFDVDFHDAYQAKWVTYKISYVLYNLGINEHYISFSGNKGYHIDIFFEDLISIEQAKKFFDFVINYAELTNIFDAGNKVEFRVTDKLGVKLPLGKHQFSGNYCGFCKVEDGLKVMTETGSHEYLFTIKKIQRKQVLDILDMEDEIDFDSDTIIKTEKAISSYVAPENHTQSEDYSISRAIDLLQNGLKVQGSRHNSILLIGMYLKYSGLEEEECNVELHSWMDQQKTENYSSSLEECHKDIDQVVKDIYERNYNLAATNKDLTVSLSEIKWIMDNCPDKNQKLIAYAMLIHSKRHANMQGVFYFTFNSIASATGITEKTVRTQVNKLIEFGVIEAERNRKVKGKVSNGKCNLPNLYRINFDVPVDSSTDTFVTNSGKDFSQCLKYYFSDKELKKMLPRRQYESIIA; encoded by the coding sequence ATGAAGGATGTAATTAAGCAATTAAGTGAATTGTATATTATTCAGCGTGGACACTATTTGATTCAGTATCCTTTTGGTTATAAGCAATACACAAAGGGAAGCAAAGATGCAAAGGGAAACAAGGTTAAGCCTTTGATGGATTGGCAGTTTGAGAAGCACTTAGAAGGAATCATGACAGTTGGAACGTTCAGTAAGTTCTTTAGTAAGTTTATGACCTTTGACGTTGACTTTCATGATGCCTATCAAGCCAAGTGGGTTACATATAAGATTTCATATGTTTTGTACAATCTTGGCATTAACGAACATTATATTAGTTTTAGTGGCAACAAAGGTTATCACATTGACATTTTCTTTGAGGACTTGATTTCCATTGAACAAGCAAAGAAATTCTTTGATTTTGTTATCAACTATGCTGAATTAACTAATATATTTGATGCTGGCAACAAAGTGGAATTTCGTGTAACGGATAAATTAGGAGTTAAGTTGCCTCTAGGTAAGCATCAATTTAGCGGTAACTATTGCGGATTTTGTAAAGTTGAAGATGGCTTAAAGGTTATGACTGAAACAGGGAGCCATGAATATCTGTTCACCATTAAGAAGATACAACGTAAACAGGTTTTAGATATTCTGGACATGGAAGATGAGATTGACTTTGATAGTGATACGATCATTAAAACAGAAAAGGCAATAAGTAGTTATGTCGCACCTGAAAACCATACACAGTCAGAGGATTATTCCATAAGTAGGGCTATTGACTTGTTACAGAATGGTTTAAAAGTTCAAGGTAGCCGACACAATTCAATACTATTGATTGGTATGTATCTTAAGTACAGTGGGTTAGAAGAAGAAGAATGCAATGTAGAATTGCATTCATGGATGGATCAGCAGAAGACAGAGAATTATTCATCTAGTTTAGAGGAATGTCATAAGGACATTGACCAAGTTGTAAAAGATATCTATGAACGTAATTACAATTTAGCGGCAACGAATAAAGATTTGACGGTTTCTCTTAGTGAAATTAAATGGATTATGGATAACTGTCCAGACAAGAATCAGAAATTAATTGCATATGCCATGTTGATTCACTCCAAACGTCATGCGAATATGCAAGGCGTTTTTTATTTTACCTTTAACAGTATAGCAAGTGCTACAGGGATTACAGAAAAGACAGTTAGAACGCAAGTTAATAAATTGATTGAGTTTGGTGTAATTGAAGCCGAACGGAACAGAAAGGTAAAGGGTAAGGTCAGTAATGGAAAATGTAATTTGCCGAATTTGTACCGAATCAATTTTGATGTTCCAGTTGATTCATCTACCGATACATTTGTTACCAATAGTGGTAAGGACTTTAGTCAGTGCTTGAAGTATTATTTTTCAGATAAAGAATTGAAGAAGATGTTACCTAGACGACAATATGAAAGTATTATCGCTTAA
- a CDS encoding phage holin family protein yields MERLDVVVKFLIGIVTGIVSWMVGGFGLVFTVLIGLMAIDFITGIMVGMYEKKVNSRIGTKGLIKKLYIILLIGAVYLIEVAVLKGNGIVSDGVSGAFCLIEFVSLTENGGKLGIPLPDKVKDIILVLKKQDKTNT; encoded by the coding sequence TTGGAACGCTTGGATGTTGTTGTTAAATTTTTGATTGGTATAGTTACTGGAATAGTATCATGGATGGTTGGAGGATTCGGATTAGTCTTCACCGTTCTTATTGGATTGATGGCTATAGACTTTATCACTGGTATTATGGTTGGCATGTATGAAAAGAAAGTAAATAGCAGGATCGGAACAAAAGGATTGATCAAGAAACTATATATTATCCTTTTGATTGGAGCCGTATATCTAATTGAGGTTGCAGTATTAAAAGGCAATGGAATAGTATCAGATGGTGTGTCAGGTGCTTTTTGTCTTATAGAGTTTGTTAGTTTGACAGAAAACGGTGGTAAACTCGGTATTCCATTACCGGATAAAGTTAAAGATATTATTCTAGTATTGAAGAAGCAGGACAAAACAAATACATAG
- a CDS encoding DUF3892 domain-containing protein, whose amino-acid sequence MDQTTRESFTAVQKNGDGDLTAFQTSAGRVLDYQQALAEVKAGAIAGVNVFKGKDGEMYIRGDADGDPTNNLDQLPMF is encoded by the coding sequence ATGGATCAAACGACACGCGAAAGCTTCACAGCAGTACAAAAAAATGGTGACGGCGATCTGACGGCGTTCCAAACTTCAGCAGGACGTGTACTGGATTACCAACAAGCTCTGGCAGAAGTAAAAGCAGGAGCCATAGCCGGAGTGAACGTATTTAAAGGTAAAGATGGCGAAATGTACATTCGTGGTGACGCCGACGGGGACCCAACCAATAACCTCGACCAGCTTCCTATGTTCTAA
- a CDS encoding phage portal protein, which produces MGTINQFIEEFGYGNEWFAEYVNEVHNQMRVMNILDTKEYLAGSHAINKRPNEMFNGKEFIPRRIVLQYAKRLLEFGTAYLIGNKVTLTGNEKVVEAVSAVYRNSYDKTDFDLVHNVNRYGNAYEYVFIKNGKITSKLIDVADSYPVVDADNEYIAFVESYTINNVTFYNVYYPDRVEKYTNAGGELHLKGTFDNLTGLPVIYCNDNPVNDVFGRSDLDDYITILDSMEDLISKSTDAFYKYITGIPIVKGQQLKGDGLPTEILGGGLVLDSDADFMFAQNKFDHAAFETLYKHLMTSLLDISSTPGVVIGKVDISNLSEVSIKLMFSLSNLKAMISEKFIKDGMKQRYEKIRGLLELQGMKFTDEEWDTLDVTFQYAMPQSEKDVIDNLSKLKGMGAISIESILGHSPYTTDVNSEMIRLTSEGDKEREGSEINNDITN; this is translated from the coding sequence ATGGGTACAATTAATCAATTCATTGAGGAATTTGGTTATGGCAATGAATGGTTTGCCGAGTATGTTAATGAAGTACATAATCAAATGAGAGTAATGAATATTCTAGATACCAAAGAGTATCTTGCAGGTTCACATGCTATTAATAAGCGTCCTAATGAGATGTTTAATGGCAAGGAGTTTATTCCTAGACGTATCGTTTTACAGTATGCAAAGCGGTTACTGGAGTTTGGTACGGCTTATCTGATTGGTAATAAGGTTACTCTAACGGGTAATGAAAAGGTAGTAGAAGCAGTTAGTGCGGTATATAGAAACAGTTATGATAAGACTGACTTTGACCTAGTACATAATGTTAATCGTTACGGTAACGCCTATGAGTATGTATTTATTAAGAATGGTAAGATTACAAGTAAACTTATTGATGTAGCAGATAGTTATCCAGTAGTTGATGCTGATAATGAATACATTGCATTTGTAGAGAGTTACACTATTAATAATGTCACGTTTTATAATGTGTACTATCCAGATCGAGTTGAGAAGTATACCAATGCTGGTGGAGAACTACATTTAAAGGGAACATTCGATAATCTAACTGGATTGCCTGTAATCTATTGTAATGATAATCCTGTTAATGATGTGTTTGGTAGAAGTGATTTAGATGATTATATAACTATCCTAGACAGTATGGAGGATTTGATTAGTAAGAGTACAGATGCTTTCTATAAATACATTACAGGTATTCCGATTGTCAAGGGACAACAACTTAAAGGTGATGGATTGCCTACAGAAATATTAGGTGGTGGGCTTGTTCTTGATTCAGATGCTGACTTTATGTTTGCTCAAAATAAGTTTGATCATGCAGCATTTGAAACATTGTATAAACACCTTATGACCAGTTTACTTGATATTAGTTCAACACCTGGAGTAGTCATTGGTAAGGTTGATATAAGTAATCTTAGTGAGGTTAGTATTAAACTAATGTTCTCATTGAGTAATCTTAAAGCCATGATAAGTGAGAAATTTATCAAAGATGGCATGAAACAAAGATATGAGAAGATTAGAGGACTTTTAGAGTTACAAGGAATGAAGTTTACTGATGAAGAATGGGATACACTTGATGTTACTTTCCAATATGCTATGCCGCAAAGTGAGAAGGATGTCATTGATAATCTGTCTAAGTTGAAGGGAATGGGTGCAATCAGTATTGAAAGCATTCTTGGTCATAGTCCGTATACAACAGATGTGAACAGTGAAATGATTAGATTGACCAGTGAAGGAGATAAGGAAAGAGAAGGCAGTGAAATTAATAATGATATTACTAACTAA
- a CDS encoding DUF3889 domain-containing protein, with protein sequence MKMLIVTLMTVVLSMAGFTTASATGGAVPDYAKWGIIAVKETQTKYNVDILDYKHIGRTSLTADQSREQFKLWVRNKEGKEFAVYVNIDFNPSTQQLKKVQFTESDRR encoded by the coding sequence ATGAAAATGCTCATCGTTACACTGATGACGGTGGTTCTAAGTATGGCAGGATTCACTACAGCCTCGGCTACTGGAGGTGCGGTTCCCGATTATGCAAAGTGGGGGATTATTGCGGTAAAAGAAACACAAACGAAGTATAATGTGGATATTTTGGACTATAAACATATTGGCCGCACATCACTTACAGCAGATCAATCCCGTGAACAGTTTAAGCTATGGGTTCGTAACAAAGAGGGCAAAGAATTTGCAGTATATGTGAATATTGATTTTAATCCGTCTACACAGCAATTGAAAAAGGTACAATTCACTGAATCGGATCGACGTTGA
- a CDS encoding GNAT family N-acetyltransferase: MAAEIRYVTTEEQLQKALGIRNDVFVIEQQVPADIEIDQYDIISPDVHHVLLSTDGQAVATGRLIYYAKDTAKMQRIAVLKSHRSFGYGSVLLLAMEERARELGLSYSILDAQCQAQTFYEKLGYEVISEEPFYDAGILHVRMKKSL, from the coding sequence TTGGCAGCCGAGATCCGTTATGTAACCACCGAAGAACAACTTCAGAAAGCACTGGGCATTCGCAATGATGTTTTTGTGATTGAGCAGCAAGTGCCTGCTGACATTGAAATTGATCAATATGATATCATTAGCCCTGATGTGCATCATGTATTATTAAGTACAGATGGACAGGCCGTAGCCACAGGTCGTCTGATCTATTACGCGAAGGATACCGCCAAAATGCAGCGCATCGCTGTACTTAAATCTCATCGTTCCTTTGGTTACGGGAGTGTCCTGCTCCTGGCCATGGAAGAAAGAGCGCGTGAGTTGGGCCTCTCCTACTCTATTTTGGATGCACAGTGCCAAGCCCAGACGTTCTATGAGAAGCTCGGATATGAAGTCATCTCGGAAGAACCTTTTTATGATGCAGGTATTCTGCATGTTCGTATGAAAAAGAGCCTGTAA
- a CDS encoding helix-turn-helix transcriptional regulator, which yields MSERMDWKIKRIQHNIKQIDVTEHLKCSSTLISLYENNKGEMSPERIERYKQFIEGNN from the coding sequence ATGTCTGAACGAATGGATTGGAAAATAAAAAGAATCCAACACAACATTAAACAAATAGACGTTACAGAACATCTCAAATGTAGCAGTACCCTGATAAGTTTGTATGAAAATAATAAAGGTGAAATGTCACCAGAGAGAATAGAAAGATACAAACAATTCATTGAAGGTAATAACTAA
- a CDS encoding ribbon-helix-helix protein, CopG family: protein MSSKKMGRPKSDKPKRKTIEIRVDDEIMNKLDASAEKLNTNRSDIVRKGIEKIYDELQK, encoded by the coding sequence ATGTCCTCAAAGAAGATGGGACGTCCTAAATCTGACAAACCCAAAAGGAAAACGATTGAGATACGTGTCGATGATGAAATTATGAACAAGCTCGATGCTTCGGCTGAGAAGCTGAATACGAACCGATCAGACATCGTTCGCAAAGGGATTGAGAAGATTTACGACGAGCTCCAAAAATAA
- a CDS encoding manganese catalase family protein codes for MFKRMDEILIEIPNVEKPDPNAAAAIQELLGGKFGEMSTLNNYLYQSFNFRSKEKLKPFYDLVMSITAEELGHVELVSHGINHCLRGSTEYKEPDDTPLGSVKDARLSYHYLAGAQGAMPFDSMGNPWTGANVFNSGNLVEDLLHNFFLECGARTHKMKVYEMTDHPAAREVVGFLLVRGGVHVVAYAKALEIATGVNVTKLVPIPSLDNKSFNEALKYEEKGVHTKLYTYSDKDFNAISQIWKGTHPEDGQPLEVIQGVPKGFPIPEAPAVEEEFAPGISKEDFNEIARRLKMAGNITD; via the coding sequence ATGTTCAAACGCATGGATGAAATCCTGATCGAGATTCCTAATGTCGAGAAGCCTGACCCGAATGCAGCTGCTGCCATTCAGGAATTGCTGGGTGGCAAATTTGGAGAAATGTCAACATTGAACAACTACCTCTACCAATCGTTTAATTTTCGTTCGAAAGAGAAGCTGAAGCCCTTCTATGATCTAGTGATGAGTATCACGGCCGAGGAATTGGGTCATGTGGAGCTGGTGTCTCACGGTATCAACCACTGTCTGCGGGGTTCTACAGAATACAAAGAACCGGACGATACACCGCTGGGTTCGGTCAAAGACGCGCGTCTCTCCTATCATTATCTGGCAGGAGCACAAGGCGCGATGCCATTCGACTCCATGGGCAACCCGTGGACGGGGGCGAATGTATTCAACAGCGGCAATCTGGTTGAGGATCTGCTGCATAACTTCTTCCTCGAATGTGGTGCCCGTACCCATAAAATGAAGGTATATGAGATGACGGATCACCCGGCAGCGCGGGAAGTCGTCGGCTTCCTCCTCGTCCGCGGCGGCGTGCATGTCGTGGCGTATGCCAAAGCGCTTGAAATCGCCACAGGTGTCAACGTGACCAAATTGGTTCCGATTCCGTCCCTGGACAATAAATCCTTCAACGAGGCCCTCAAATATGAAGAAAAAGGCGTACACACCAAGCTGTATACCTATAGCGATAAGGACTTTAACGCCATCAGTCAGATCTGGAAAGGCACTCACCCCGAAGATGGACAACCTCTGGAAGTCATTCAAGGTGTGCCTAAAGGATTCCCGATTCCCGAGGCTCCGGCAGTGGAGGAAGAGTTCGCACCGGGCATCTCCAAGGAAGATTTCAATGAAATTGCACGCCGTCTGAAGATGGCCGGGAATATTACGGATTAA
- a CDS encoding tyrosine-type recombinase/integrase, with amino-acid sequence MILKFAVQEFKDDREYKNLSPKTIAAYLLTLKEFQAFCSEQEIVNVEDVTTSLIKSYLLYCQKERENNPTTRNSKLHTIKIFFNYLEEVEIIDSKKNPIKRLSYVKEDIKIEAFSDYHITQMLNYYRRINSRNRTFHAYRDYTIIITLLGTGVRLGELINLKWNDIDFKSGTVTVYGKKREQSSIPLTDKLIKELSEYQVFCRQTFKTLSEYVFTSDRKNEQLKVESVKSLFRRLKAAMNFKDVRLSCHTFRHTFAHRMLMNGCDVFTLQKMLRHSQISMTQKYLSIWGTALREQNAKYNPLNGMDL; translated from the coding sequence TTGATTTTAAAATTTGCTGTTCAAGAATTTAAGGATGATCGAGAATACAAAAATTTATCTCCTAAAACGATTGCGGCTTACCTTCTTACATTAAAAGAATTTCAAGCCTTTTGTAGTGAGCAAGAGATTGTTAATGTTGAGGACGTTACCACATCTTTAATTAAGTCCTACCTTTTATACTGTCAAAAGGAACGAGAAAACAATCCCACGACAAGAAACTCTAAACTTCACACAATTAAAATTTTCTTCAATTACCTTGAAGAAGTTGAGATTATCGACTCGAAAAAAAATCCGATAAAACGTCTTTCATATGTCAAAGAAGATATTAAAATTGAAGCGTTTAGTGATTATCACATCACTCAGATGTTAAATTACTATCGCCGTATCAATAGCAGGAACAGGACATTCCATGCCTACCGCGACTATACAATTATCATCACATTGTTAGGGACTGGTGTGCGGTTAGGTGAATTAATTAATTTGAAATGGAATGATATTGATTTCAAGTCAGGCACAGTCACTGTGTATGGCAAGAAGCGAGAGCAGTCTTCTATTCCACTCACTGATAAATTAATTAAGGAACTTTCTGAATACCAAGTGTTCTGTCGTCAAACATTCAAAACATTGTCAGAGTATGTATTTACAAGTGATAGGAAAAATGAACAACTTAAAGTTGAATCGGTAAAATCACTCTTCAGACGATTGAAAGCAGCAATGAACTTTAAAGATGTGCGCCTATCTTGTCACACCTTTAGACATACATTTGCTCACCGTATGTTAATGAATGGATGTGATGTTTTTACTTTGCAAAAGATGCTTCGTCACAGTCAAATCAGTATGACTCAAAAGTATCTCAGCATTTGGGGAACTGCATTAAGAGAACAGAATGCGAAATATAACCCCTTAAATGGAATGGATTTGTAA